The following coding sequences are from one Oncorhynchus nerka isolate Pitt River linkage group LG6, Oner_Uvic_2.0, whole genome shotgun sequence window:
- the LOC115131184 gene encoding fibroblast growth factor-binding protein 2-like, whose product MWTRAGALLLLACCLWAVEGQNVNGNTRAGNGGAATAAAENRKSVWEDPIQFNNKAKDFCTMSVTGQGNVTRLRILCQGAERTYWCEYTGKPQMCRPYNNNPHHYFTQIMWVLRKLQNACQAPKAIKPQMCKRAPEDAQMVFSASSTPEAAPAAIPEKPEKTQEPNQAKPETPKVPFTKQAKPAATKPEAKSARPEQARPEQTKPAKPEARPAPTKPEKSRTEARPAPTKSLQSRPEQAKPAAAKPAAAKPAASKPAGSKQVKTAVNKTAVLKKLLTPKPTALKPTKPTVKSNAKQLAQEYCWRSLQGICSYVIDWFQN is encoded by the coding sequence ATGTGGACTCGGGCCGGTGCACTGCTGCTCCTCGCCTGCTGTCTCTGGGCAGTGGAGGGACAGAATGTGAATGGCAACACGAGGGCAGGCAATGGtggtgctgctactgctgctgcagaGAACAGGAAGAGTGTCTGGGAGGACCCCATCCAGTTCAACAACAAGGCAAAGGACTTCTGCACCATGAGTGTCACCGGCCAGGGAAATGTCACCCGGCTGAGGATATTGTGCCAGGGTGCCGAGAGAACATACTGGTGCGAGTACACGGGTAAGCCCCAGATGTGCCGTCCCTACAACAACAACCCTCACCACTATTTCACCCAGATCATGTGGGTCCTGAGGAAACTCCAAAACGCCTGCCAGGCACCCAAAGCTATCAAGCCTCAAATGTGCAAGAGGGCACCGGAAGACGCACAGATGGTGTTCTCTGCTTCCTCCACGCCAGAGGCTGCACCAGCAGCAATCCCTGAAAAGCCAGAGAAAACCCAAGAGCCAAACCAGGCAAAACCAGAGACCCCCAAGGTACCATTCACCAAGCAGGCTAAGCCAGCCGCAACCAAGCCTGAAGCTAAATCAGCAAGACCAGAGCAGGCAAGGCCAGAGCAAACTAAACCAGCAAAACCAGAAGCAAGACCAGCACCTACAAAACCTGAAAAATCCCGAACAGAAGCAAGACCAGCACCTACAAAATCACTGCAATCCAGACCTGAGCAGGCAAAACCAGCAGCCGCAAAACCAGCAGCAGCAAAACCAGCAGCTTCAAAACCAGCAGGCTCAAAACAGGTCAAGACAGCAGTGAACAAGACAGCTGTTCTAAAAAAGCTtctgacccccaaaccaaccgcTCTGAAACCAACCAAGCCCACTGTCAAGAGCAATGCCAAACAGCTGGCACAAGAGTATTGTTGGCGGTCACTCCAAGGCATCTGTTCCTATGTCATTGATTGGTTTCAGAACTAA